In Rhinatrema bivittatum chromosome 1, aRhiBiv1.1, whole genome shotgun sequence, a single genomic region encodes these proteins:
- the LOC115080988 gene encoding ADP-ribosylation factor-like protein 15 gives MIAGKTSLLTLLCSESPDNIVLTTGFSIKAVPFQNAILNVKELGGAANIRKYWSRYYQGSQGVIFVLDSATSEDDLEIARKELHSAVQHPQLCTLPFLILAHHQDKPAAHSVQEVS, from the coding sequence ATGATAGCTGGCAAAACCAGCCTACTGACTCTTCTTTGCAGTGAGAGCCCAGATAATATTGTACTTACAACTGGTTTTAGCATAAAAGCAGTTCCATTCCAGAATGCCATCTTGAATGTAAAAGAACTTGGAGGGGctgccaacatcaggaaatactggaGTCGCTACTACCAGGGATCTCAAGGAGTAATATTTGTACTAGACAGTGCCACCTCTGAAGATGATCTAGAAATTGCCAGGAAAGAACTGCATTCAGCTGTTCAGCATCCACAGTTATGCACTTTGCCATTTTTAATACTGGCTCATCATCAAGACAAGCCAGCAGCTCACTCAGTTCAAGAGGTTTCCTGA